From a single Lolium rigidum isolate FL_2022 chromosome 7, APGP_CSIRO_Lrig_0.1, whole genome shotgun sequence genomic region:
- the LOC124677865 gene encoding probable serine/threonine-protein kinase WNK5 translates to MPPNPTPPRLAQQHHHHRTVTTSSQDHQQSAAAMASDEEAFEEVDPTGRFGRYAAVLGHGSVKKVYRGFDQEEGIEVAWNRVRVRALADKDPAMVDRLHAEVRLLRSLHHDHIIGFHKVWLDRDNGVLNFITEVCNSGSLRDYRDRHRHVSVKALKKWARQILEGLDHLHTHEPCIIHRDLNCSNVFINGNTGQVKIGDLGLAAIVDNTHMAHTILGTPEFMAPELYTEAYTESVDIYSYGMCVLEMVTREMPYSECESVVQIYHSVTRGVPPAALRRLKDPELRGFIQRCIGQPRNRPSAADLLRDPFFNGIDDDTTGTLS, encoded by the exons ATGCCCCCAAACCCGACGCCGCCGCGCCTcgcgcagcagcaccaccaccaccgcaccgTCACCACCAGCAGCCAGGACCACCAGCAGTCGGCCGCCGCCATGGCGTCCGACGAGGAGGCGTTCGAGGAGGTGGACCCGACGGGGCGGTTCGGGCGCTACGCCGCCGTGCTGGGCCACGGCTCCGTCAAGAAGGTCTACCGCGGCTTCGACCAGGAGGAGGGCATCGAGGTCGCCTGGAACCGGGTGCGCGTGCGCGCGCTCGCCGACAAGGACCCCGCCATGGTCGACCGCCTCCACGCCGAGGTGcgcctcctccgctccctccacCACGACCACATCATCGGCTTCCACAAGGTCTGGCTCGACCGCGACAACGGCGTGCTCAACTTCATCACCGAGGTCTGCAACTCAGGGAGCCTCCGCGACTACCGGGACCGCCACAGGCACGTCTCCGTCAAGGCGCTCAAGAAGTGGGCGCGGCAGATCCTCGAGGGGCTCGACCACCTCCACACGCACGAACCGTGCATCATACACCGCGACCTCAACTGCAGCAACGTATTCATCAACGGAAACACAGGACAG GTCAAGATCGGCGACCTGGGGCTGGCGGCGATCGTGGACAACACCCACATGGCGCACACCATCCTTGGCACGCCGGAGTTCATGGCGCCCGAGCTCTACACGGAGGCCTACACCGAGTCGGTGGACATCTACTCGTACGGGATGTGCGTGCTGGAGATGGTCACAAGGGAGATGCCCTACTCCGAGTGCGAGAGCGTCGTGCAGATCTACCACAGCGTCACCCGCGGCGTCCCGCCCGCCGCGCTCAGGCGGCTCAAGGACCCGGAGCTGCGCGGGTTTATCCAGCGATGCATCGGCCAGCCACGCAACCGCCCCTCGGCGGCCGACCTCCTAAGGGACCCTTTCTTCAACGGCATCGACGATGACACCACCGGCACGCTAAGCTAA